In the genome of Crassaminicella thermophila, the window AAATTCTAGCTTATTTTTTAAAATTTTTGAAAAAGAGCATTGTAATATAGTCATTATTATTTTATTATAAAATAGAAAAATATGGGTAATATTGAAACATAGAATCGAAAAAAGAGAGGGTGAAAAATAAGAGATAATACAGTCTAATAAATTTTATATGGAGGTAATTATATGTTAAATTCAATTAACAAGAAAATTGCAATGTTGCTCCTTTTGGTTTTTTCAGTTTTCATTCTTACTATGGGTCAGCTTTTGTATACTTTTAGTTCTTTAAATGATGATGGTGTAGCTATCAATTTATCTGGAAGTCAAAGAATGAGAACTATGCTTTTAAGCAATTATTCTTTAATGTATAAGGATGCTAAAAAAGGAGAAGCAAGTCTTGATATTAAACAGATTAAGGATACTCTTGTAAAGGAATTAAATATGTATAATAAGATTAATGATGCTCTTATAAATGGAGATGCTGATTTGCATATTTCCCAAAATAAGAACAAAAATATTGTTACAGAGTTTAAAAAAATAAAATCAGATATTGAAAAATATGAAGCTAGTATTAGAAATGTGATTAATGATAAGGATTTGGATGCAAATATAAATTATATTTCTTCACATGTTTTATCTTTAAAAGAAAAATTTAATTCAATTGTATTGATGTATCAAAAACAATATGATGATAAGATTTCAAATTTTAAGATTATGTTGTATGTGTATTTAGCAATAGGAATAGTTATTTTGTTTGTTGGAATTAGAGCTGCTAAGAAAATGATTGTTATTCCTATTAAGGAAATTACAGAAAAACTTGGTGAAATTGCATCTAGAGGTGGAGATTTAACTAAAGAGATTGAAGTAAAAAGTAGAGACGAAATTGGCATTCTTGCTAAAAACTTTAATGCATTTCTAAAGAATATTCGAGAAATGGTAGCAATTATTGATTCTACATCAAAGGATATATTTAATTCAATTGATATACTTGTTTCTTCAACTAATGAAGTTGCTCTTACTTCAAACAATCTTTCTACTGTAACTAATGAAATTGCAGTTGGAGCTACTGAGCAGGCGCAAAATGTTTTAGTTACAGCTGAAAACATTGCAGATTTAGGAAATGAAATTAATTCTATTAGAGATTTGTCACTAGATATGAAAGCTTATTCTGAAGAAATTAAAGCTTTAAATGAAAACAATAAAAATAATATGGATATGTTATATTCACATAACCAGGAAAATTATAAAGCTGCAATAGATATTTACTCTGCTATTGAAAAGCTTTATGATAATGCGATTGATATTAGTACAATTACTGAAGTTATCACAAATATTGCTAATCAAACTAATCTGCTAGCATTAAACGCTTCAATTGAGGCTGCAAGAGCTGGTGAACACGGTAGAGGTTTTGCAGTAGTAGCGAATGAAGTAAGTAAATTAGCTGATCAGTCTGAACAGTTTACAAGTAAAATTTCTAAATTAGTTTCAATAATTCAAGAAGATGTTAATAATACGAAAATGCTTATGGAAAAGATTATGGTTCTTACTAAAGAACAGACAAATGCTGTTGAAATTACAAAAAAAGATTTTGAAGTAATTGCAAATTCTTTAGAGAGTATTATAGTTAAAATTGATAATGTAACTGATAAAGTAAAAATTGTTGATAACAATAAAAATAATATTATTGAGTCTGTTGAAAATATTTCAGCTGTGTCTGAGGAAACTGCTGCATCAACTGAAGAAGTTGCTTCATTTTCAGACGAATTTAATGTTTCTGTTGTTGAATTAAACGATATAACAGGTACTCTTAAAGATGCAAGTAAAAATCTTTCTAATTTAATTGGTCAATTTAAATATTAAATTTTAATATGGTTGTAGAAAAACCACTTAAAAATTTTTATAGTTTTAAGTGGTTTTTCTATTTCGCTTTCAAATTATTGTAAAAAAATGCAAAAAAATATCCCTTGACACAAAATATAAATGTGCTATAATGTAGTAGTATCAATGAGTAGAGAATATTTGGGAGTAGATGAGTGCTGGTGTGCTCTCTGGTCTTCAAAACCAGTTTGAGGCGTTAGGAGCGTCTCAGGTGGGTTCGATTCCCACATACTCCCGCCAAATAAAAAAAGCTCTTTGTCAAATAGTGTTGGTGAATAGAATCACAAAGTTAATTATTGGCCGTTTAAAACTGAATAGGTTTTAAACGGCTTTTAAATTTAACAAATAATTATTAAGCTATAGATTTTATCATGGTTTTTATTTGTTATAAAATATATTTAATGAGATTGACTTTAAAAGAGGTTATGGGGGAGAAAATAATGAAAAAAATTTTGATTATAGTATTTATTTTATTTATTATTATGGTTATACAATCATTACCAATTATTATCTTAAAGGATATTGGTATGAAAAAAATACATGGTAATTATGTAAATGTATACTATGATAAAGGTGATGATAAGGGTGGTAGGATTGTATTTAAAGAACTGGAAAATAGCGCGAAAGAAATTGGAAATAAATTAAACTATAAATTTGATTCTAAAATAGTGATTTATGTTTATAAAAATCAATCATTATTACATATTAGAAAATATGGTTTAGCTACACTAGCTATAGCACCAGATTGGTATATAGGTGATAACAAAGGTTCCGTAGTGTTAATGGTTTCACCTCAAGCTAATGTAAAGGGACACAATATAAAGAGCATAATGAGTGCAGCAAAGCATGAACTTGTTCATGTAATTAATTATAGAATTAATCCTAATCTATCGTATTTTATAGATAATGGAGTTGCAACATATTTATCAAAACAAAGTCCTTATAAAAATTTCATTCAATATAATAGAATACCTTCTATAGAGTTTTTGGAGATTAAAGATGAATTAAAATTCGGAAATGCAGGAGGTTATCAGTATTCATATACTTTTATTGAGTTTCTAGATAAAAAATATGGATGGGAAAGTGTGTTTGAATTGATAAAAGGAAATAAATTTTATGTAGAAATATTTTCTAAAACTAAACAGGAAATATATAATGAATGGGTAAAATATTTAAAGGAATATTATTAAATACTATGATTTATAGTATTTAATAATAATGTTAAAGGGCACAATTTTAAATATAATAAAAAAGAAAAAGAGGTAATATTATTGATAAATATGAAGAAATAAAATTGTTAATAGAAAAATTTTGTGATGAAAATTTAAATGAAGAATACAAGGAAATGAGCTTAAAACTTTGTGAAAAACTCAACAAAATGAATCCATCTCCACTTTTAAAAGGAAGAAGCAAATCTTTAGCTTGTGGAATTGTTCATGCTATAGGATTTGTAAATTTTTTATTTGATTCTACGACAAAAATGTTATAGAGGATGTATATGAAGATAATGTAATAGATTTTAATAAATATGCTAAACAAAAAAGAAATAAAAGCAAAAGTGAATTATTAAATGAAGCACAAGAACTATTGTATATGGCATTTGATGAAGAAAACCCTAAAGAAATAATAAAATTAGCTAAAAAAGCACTATAAATATCTAAGGATTGTGCTGATGCATATATACTTTATGCTTTAAATTGGTTAAAAGAAAATTACTATATAAGTTTCATGCCATAATTTATGAGATGAGGTTTATATATTTAAAAAAGATGATGTGTATAAAATTATAAGAATTGGAAATAATCTACTCCTAGATAGATTAGGAGGGATTATATGTGGAGAAGAAGACGCAGAAAAAAATATAAATTTTTTGTTGGGTGTTTAATTCTGCTCTTAATAGGGTTTGTATATGGATATGTTAAAAACGATATACAGCTACTAGATCATATAAGGAATAAAGATCATAAGCAAATAAGGATAGGTGAAATTATTTTAAATCCACCAAGTGATACAGATAACAAAACCCCTAAAAATGTACAGCAAAAAAAGGAAATGTTAGTGATATAGAGACAATTATAAATGACGACAATATTGTAACAGATAATACGCAAATTGTATTTAACACTTATTATAATAAAACGAGAGATATGTTTACTAAAAAGAGTAAACTACCTAGTGAATTAGTAGGAAAAAGTTTTGATGAAGTAAAAACTTATTTAAGAGAAAATTATGGGGAATGGAGAATAAGAGAATGTAATAAATATAAGGTGGAGTTGTATAAGATAACAGATAAAATTCCACCAAACTATTATGTTGCAAAAGAATATAATGGTTACATTGCAATTTTTCGAGTAAATGAAGAAGGAAAGAGTGTATTAATCGAACAAACAGAAATTCCGATTTCTTCATTAAGTGATATGGATTTACAATATATTAAGCAAGGGATTATTAGAAAAGAAAGAGATGAAATTAATCAAATATTAGAAGACTATAGCAGTTAAAATGTACTCATATGGGTACATTTTTATTTTTGTATGATACAATATAAAAGAAATCGAATATTTGTTTGCATATATAAAAAGGAGATGCTATTATGATAATATTAGGAATTGATCCAGGGATTGCTATTTTGGGATATGGGGTAGTTGAATACAAGGGAAATACTTTTAAACCATTAGGTTATGGTGGGATTTTTACTGATGCAAAAGAAGCTATGCCTATGCGGTTAAAAAAGATATATGATGAGCTACAACAAATTATTGATAAATATCATCCAGATGTTGTAGCAATAGAAGAACTCTTTTTTAATAAGAATGTAAAAACTGCTTTGTTAGTTGGACAAGCTAGAGGAGTAGCAATATTAGCTGCTGCTAATAATGAAATTGATATTTACGAATATACCCCATTACAAGTAAAACAGGGGGTTGTTGGATATGGTAGAGCAGATAAAAAACAAGTGCAAGTGATGACAAAAACTTTGTTAAATTTAAAATCTGTACCTAAACCTGATGATGTTGCTGATGCATTAGCGGTAGCTATTTGTCATGCACACTCAGGTGCATTTGGTGGATTATTTAAGATTAAATGATGGAGGATATTATAATGTTTGAATATATAAAAGGAAGTCTAGAGTTTATTGGCAAAGATTATATAGTTGTTGATAATCAAAATATAGGATATAAAATTCACACTTCTAATGCATCTATTGCTGATTTTAAGACGAATTCTGAAAAAGTTACAGTATATACTCAATTGATTGTTCGAGAAGATGATATGAGTATTTTTGGATTTTCTACGAGAGAAGAGTTAAAAATGTTTCAATTATTGACAACTGTAACAGGGATTGGATCAAAGGTAGCATTAGCTATTCTATCCTCTATACCAATTGGAAGGCTCACTGGGATTATTGTTTCAGAAGATGTAAATAGTCTAACAAAAGCACAAGGGGTAGGAAAAAAAACTGCTCAGAGAATTATCTTAGAATTAAAAGACAAGGTAGATTCTAAAATGGCAATCATTGAGCCATCTCTTATTAGTACCCAATTGCTTGATAATGATACTGAAGAAGCAATAAGCGCATTGATGGCTTTAGGATATACTAAAGGAGAAGCAAAAACAACTATAAATAAGGTGAAAGATTCTTGTAATAGCATTGAAGAAATTATTAAGAAAGCATTAGTTTTTCTTTCAAAATAGACTAGAAAGAGGGATTTAAATGTTTAAAGATATTGATGAAAATAGAATTGTAACTACTTCTCTTAGAACGGAAGATCATGATGTAGAGAATAGTCTTAGACCTAAAGTCCTAGGAGATTATATTGGACAGAATAAAGCTAAAGAAAAATTAAAAATTTTTATTGATGCTGCTAAAATGAGAAAAGAATCATTAGATCATGTATTATTATATGGCCCACCTGGACTTGGAAAAACAACATTATCTAACATTATTGCTAATGAAATGGGAGTAAATCTTCGAATTACGTCAGGACCAGCTATTGAAAGACCTGGTGATTTAGCAGCAATACTTACAAATCTTGGAGAAAACGATGTGTTGTTTATAGATGAGATACATAGATTAAACAGAACTGTCGAAGAAATACTATATCCTGCAATGGAAGATTTTGCATTAGATATAATTATAGGTAAAGGACCTAGTGCACGATCAATTCGATTGGACCTATCAAAATTTACATTAATTGGAGCAACGACGCGGGCAGGATTGTTGACATCTCCACTAAGGGATAGGTTTGGTGTAATTTGTAAACTTGAATTATATGATAAAGAAGATCTAAAGAATATTGTTATTAGGGCAGCTTCTATATTAGGAATAAAAATAGATGAGAAAGCGGCAGTTGAAATTGCAAGACGATCAAGGGGGACACCACGTATTGCAAATAGACTCTTAAAAAGAGTAAGAGATTTTGCGCAAGTAAAAGGAAATGGGATGATTACATGCAAAATAGCTAAGGATGCTTTATTTCTTTTAGAAGTGGATTCACTGGGTTTGGATAATGTGGATCGCAATATATTGTTTACAATCGTTCAAAAATTCAATGGTGGGCCAGTAGGATTGGATACATTAGCAGCATCTACAGGAGAAGAAAGAAATACAATCGAAGATGTATATGAACCGTATTTACTTCAATTAGGATTTATTCAAAGAACACCAAAAGGAAGAATTGTGACAAAACTTGCATATGATCATTTAGGAATACCTATGAAGGATTAAATGAGTGCTTTTGATGTAGTCTTTAGGTTAATTATTTTCATTTGTTTCAAGTTTATTACAATTTGCAAGCATATGGAGGATATTTATAATATATGTTGAATTTTGTAATATATTTAAAACTTAACAACACAACTAAGGGAGAGAAAGATGATGATAAATTTTAAAAAGCTTTCTTTTAGGTTTTTATTGCTATTAATTCTAATAATAATTCTACCTTTTCAAGTTAATGCTAATACGCAATCTAAGCTTATAAATCAAGTAAAAATAGGTATTCGATTTGGTGATAGTGCTACGCCCTTAGTTTCAATGTATTCACCTAGCGGTTTAGAGCTAGGGTATTATATTGGAAATGAATTCAAAAGTATGATAAGCTTTATAGAAAATGAGGAAATTATAATTAGAAAAGATAGCTATTTTATGGAGATAAATGGAACATTTATTGAGTATGATTTTGATAGTCAGAGTGATAGCTATAATACAAATATTCAAGGACCTATTCATATTCAAATTGGTGATAAATTTGATAGCTTAGATGAAGCAAATTCTTTTAAAAAATCTCTTCCAGATTTAATGGATAACACCTATATTGTTTATGAGGATGGTTGGAGAGTTTGGATAGGACTTTATAGTAGTTATTCGGATGCAGAAGCTGCATTTTCAAATATTAAAGCTTTAATTTCAAACGCTGAACTAAGAATTATTGCCAAAGATAGTAAAAGAATTCAAGTGTTAAATAAGTCTGGTAAAGTATTGTTTATGTATAATACTTCTAATGAAACTTATCATTTTAGACCAATTCCTCAAAAAGATAATCCTTCAGTAATCCAATTAGATGGGAAAAGTTTTAGAGGAACTATTATTATAAATAGGTATTTAGATAGTGATCTAACAGTAATAAACCAGCTTGATTTAGAAGAATATCTTTATGGTGTTGTACCTAGAGAAATATCAGGTGATTGG includes:
- the ruvB gene encoding Holliday junction branch migration DNA helicase RuvB, with amino-acid sequence MFKDIDENRIVTTSLRTEDHDVENSLRPKVLGDYIGQNKAKEKLKIFIDAAKMRKESLDHVLLYGPPGLGKTTLSNIIANEMGVNLRITSGPAIERPGDLAAILTNLGENDVLFIDEIHRLNRTVEEILYPAMEDFALDIIIGKGPSARSIRLDLSKFTLIGATTRAGLLTSPLRDRFGVICKLELYDKEDLKNIVIRAASILGIKIDEKAAVEIARRSRGTPRIANRLLKRVRDFAQVKGNGMITCKIAKDALFLLEVDSLGLDNVDRNILFTIVQKFNGGPVGLDTLAASTGEERNTIEDVYEPYLLQLGFIQRTPKGRIVTKLAYDHLGIPMKD
- the ruvA gene encoding Holliday junction branch migration protein RuvA; amino-acid sequence: MFEYIKGSLEFIGKDYIVVDNQNIGYKIHTSNASIADFKTNSEKVTVYTQLIVREDDMSIFGFSTREELKMFQLLTTVTGIGSKVALAILSSIPIGRLTGIIVSEDVNSLTKAQGVGKKTAQRIILELKDKVDSKMAIIEPSLISTQLLDNDTEEAISALMALGYTKGEAKTTINKVKDSCNSIEEIIKKALVFLSK
- a CDS encoding BofC C-terminal domain-containing protein gives rise to the protein MFTKKSKLPSELVGKSFDEVKTYLRENYGEWRIRECNKYKVELYKITDKIPPNYYVAKEYNGYIAIFRVNEEGKSVLIEQTEIPISSLSDMDLQYIKQGIIRKERDEINQILEDYSS
- the ruvC gene encoding crossover junction endodeoxyribonuclease RuvC; protein product: MIILGIDPGIAILGYGVVEYKGNTFKPLGYGGIFTDAKEAMPMRLKKIYDELQQIIDKYHPDVVAIEELFFNKNVKTALLVGQARGVAILAAANNEIDIYEYTPLQVKQGVVGYGRADKKQVQVMTKTLLNLKSVPKPDDVADALAVAICHAHSGAFGGLFKIK
- a CDS encoding DUF6398 domain-containing protein, producing the protein MLIEKFCDENLNEEYKEMSLKLCEKLNKMNPSPLLKGRSKSLACGIVHAIGFVNFLFDSTTKML
- a CDS encoding methyl-accepting chemotaxis protein — encoded protein: MLNSINKKIAMLLLLVFSVFILTMGQLLYTFSSLNDDGVAINLSGSQRMRTMLLSNYSLMYKDAKKGEASLDIKQIKDTLVKELNMYNKINDALINGDADLHISQNKNKNIVTEFKKIKSDIEKYEASIRNVINDKDLDANINYISSHVLSLKEKFNSIVLMYQKQYDDKISNFKIMLYVYLAIGIVILFVGIRAAKKMIVIPIKEITEKLGEIASRGGDLTKEIEVKSRDEIGILAKNFNAFLKNIREMVAIIDSTSKDIFNSIDILVSSTNEVALTSNNLSTVTNEIAVGATEQAQNVLVTAENIADLGNEINSIRDLSLDMKAYSEEIKALNENNKNNMDMLYSHNQENYKAAIDIYSAIEKLYDNAIDISTITEVITNIANQTNLLALNASIEAARAGEHGRGFAVVANEVSKLADQSEQFTSKISKLVSIIQEDVNNTKMLMEKIMVLTKEQTNAVEITKKDFEVIANSLESIIVKIDNVTDKVKIVDNNKNNIIESVENISAVSEETAASTEEVASFSDEFNVSVVELNDITGTLKDASKNLSNLIGQFKY